The Streptococcus toyakuensis genome has a window encoding:
- a CDS encoding competence/damage-inducible protein A, with the protein MKAEIIAVGTEILTGQIVNTNAQFLSEKLAEIGVDVYFQTAVGDNEARLLSLLEIASQRSSLLILTGGLGPTEDDLTKQTLAKFLGKKLVFDPQAQAKLDVFFAQRPDYARTPNNERQAQLVEGATPLPNETGLAVGGILEVEGVTYVVLPGPPSELKPMVLNQLLPKLMTGSKLYSRVLRFFGIGESQLVTILADLIDNQTDPTLAPYAKTGEVTLRLSTKVSSQEEANQALDILENQILNRQTFEGLSLRKLCYGYGEETSLASIVVEELKRQGKTITAAESLTAGLFQARVADFSGASSIFKGGFVTYSLEEKSKMLDIPVKDLEEHGVVSEFTAQKMAEQARSKTQSDFGLSLTGVAGPDSLEGHPAGTVFIGLAQERGTEVIKINIGGRSRADVRHIAVMHAFNLVRKALLSD; encoded by the coding sequence ATGAAAGCAGAAATCATTGCTGTTGGAACAGAGATTTTGACAGGACAGATTGTCAATACCAATGCTCAGTTTTTGTCGGAAAAACTAGCAGAGATTGGGGTAGATGTATATTTTCAGACGGCTGTAGGAGACAATGAAGCTCGTCTCTTATCCCTGCTTGAGATTGCCAGTCAACGTAGCAGCCTGCTGATTTTGACAGGCGGTTTGGGGCCAACTGAGGACGATTTGACCAAACAAACCCTGGCTAAATTCTTAGGGAAAAAATTAGTCTTCGATCCTCAGGCACAGGCGAAGTTGGATGTCTTTTTTGCCCAGAGACCAGACTATGCCCGAACACCGAATAATGAAAGACAAGCTCAACTTGTAGAAGGGGCGACTCCGCTGCCAAATGAAACAGGACTGGCTGTGGGAGGAATATTAGAAGTCGAAGGAGTGACCTACGTTGTCCTTCCTGGTCCGCCAAGTGAATTGAAACCCATGGTTTTAAACCAACTTCTACCCAAGTTGATGACAGGAAGCAAGCTGTATTCCCGAGTTCTTCGTTTCTTTGGAATTGGCGAAAGTCAGTTGGTGACCATTTTGGCTGATTTGATTGACAATCAAACAGATCCGACCTTAGCGCCTTATGCCAAGACAGGAGAAGTCACTCTGCGTCTGTCAACAAAGGTTAGCAGTCAAGAAGAGGCGAATCAAGCGCTGGATATCTTAGAAAATCAAATCTTGAATCGTCAAACTTTTGAAGGCCTTTCTTTACGAAAACTTTGTTATGGTTATGGGGAAGAAACTAGTTTAGCTAGCATTGTGGTAGAAGAACTGAAAAGGCAAGGGAAAACTATCACGGCTGCAGAGAGTTTGACGGCTGGTCTTTTCCAAGCTAGGGTAGCGGATTTTTCGGGTGCTTCAAGTATATTTAAGGGTGGTTTTGTGACCTATAGCTTGGAGGAAAAATCAAAAATGTTGGATATTCCTGTCAAGGATTTGGAAGAGCACGGTGTGGTGTCTGAATTTACAGCTCAGAAGATGGCTGAGCAGGCACGAAGCAAGACCCAGTCTGATTTTGGCCTTAGTTTGACTGGAGTGGCAGGACCAGATAGTCTAGAAGGACACCCAGCCGGGACAGTCTTCATAGGCTTGGCTCAAGAGCGTGGAACTGAGGTCATCAAGATCAATATTGGAGGCAGAAGTCGAGCAGATGTACGTCACATTGCGGTTATGCATGCCTTTAACCTAGTTCGCAAGGCTTTATTAAGTGACTAA
- the ndk gene encoding nucleoside-diphosphate kinase → MEQTFFIIKPDGVKRGLVGEVLKRIEQRGFTIEKLELRTKVSEGLIDQHYQDLVGQSFYPPIREFMTSGPVLVGIISGPKVIETWRTMMGATRPEEALPGTIRGDFAKAAGENEVIQNVVHGSDSEESAKREIALWFEEK, encoded by the coding sequence ATGGAACAAACATTTTTTATCATTAAACCAGACGGTGTAAAAAGAGGATTAGTGGGTGAGGTGTTGAAACGCATCGAACAACGTGGATTTACAATCGAAAAATTGGAGTTGCGTACAAAGGTTTCAGAAGGGTTAATTGATCAGCACTATCAGGACTTGGTTGGTCAAAGTTTTTACCCACCGATTCGTGAATTTATGACTTCAGGACCGGTTCTTGTAGGTATCATTTCTGGTCCCAAAGTAATTGAAACTTGGCGGACTATGATGGGTGCAACTCGTCCAGAAGAAGCTTTACCAGGAACTATTCGAGGTGATTTTGCAAAAGCTGCTGGAGAAAATGAGGTTATCCAAAATGTTGTGCATGGTTCAGATTCAGAAGAGTCAGCTAAGCGAGAAATTGCTCTTTGGTTTGAAGAGAAATAG
- a CDS encoding MarR family winged helix-turn-helix transcriptional regulator, whose product MDKPMLVFKRFGHQIHLMVQKEAKRCGIEFMGGPQGQVLRFLDQCEQKEKLVLIKDIEQELNITKSVASNLVKRMVQNGLVELEASPSDKRAKFVRLTDKARSQMKQVKAFFERIDKQLMEDIDEDELLIFEKVLGQLQENIKRIGGDNEEISKTN is encoded by the coding sequence ATGGACAAACCGATGTTAGTTTTTAAGCGTTTTGGTCACCAGATTCATTTGATGGTGCAAAAGGAAGCCAAACGTTGTGGTATTGAATTTATGGGTGGACCACAAGGTCAGGTTCTGCGTTTTTTAGATCAGTGTGAACAAAAAGAGAAACTGGTCTTGATTAAAGATATCGAGCAGGAACTAAATATTACCAAGTCTGTGGCGAGTAACTTGGTCAAGCGTATGGTGCAAAATGGTTTGGTGGAATTGGAGGCGAGTCCTAGCGATAAGCGGGCAAAATTTGTTCGTTTGACGGACAAAGCACGTTCTCAAATGAAGCAGGTTAAGGCCTTTTTTGAACGAATTGATAAGCAGTTGATGGAAGACATTGATGAAGATGAATTACTGATTTTCGAGAAAGTTCTCGGTCAACTACAGGAAAATATCAAGAGAATAGGAGGAGATAATGAAGAAATTAGCAAAACGAATTAG
- the recA gene encoding recombinase RecA: MAKKPKKLDEISKKFGAEREKALNDALKLIEKDFGKGSIMRLGERAEQKVQVMSSGSLALDIALGSGGYPKGRIIEIYGPESSGKTTVALHAVAQAQKEGGIAAFIDAEHALDPAYAAALGVNIDELLLSQPDSGEQGLEIAGKLIDSGAVDLVVVDSVAALVPRAEIDGDIGDSHVGLQARMMSQAMRKLGASINKTKTIAIFINQLREKVGVMFGNPETTPGGRALKFYASVRLDVRGSTQIKGTGDQKDTNVGKETKIKVVKNKVAPPFKEAFVEIMYGEGISKTGELLKIASDLDIIKKAGAWYSYKDEKIGQGSENAKKYLADNPEVFDEIDHQVRVQFGLIDGEEASVEGVETKKDDVVQADSVNEEVTLDLGDELEIEIEE; encoded by the coding sequence ATGGCGAAAAAACCAAAAAAATTAGATGAAATTTCAAAAAAATTCGGGGCTGAACGTGAAAAAGCCTTGAATGACGCTCTTAAACTGATTGAGAAAGACTTTGGCAAGGGTTCAATCATGCGTTTGGGTGAACGTGCGGAGCAAAAGGTGCAAGTGATGAGTTCAGGTTCTTTGGCTCTTGACATTGCCCTTGGTTCAGGTGGTTATCCTAAGGGACGTATCATTGAAATCTACGGACCAGAGTCATCTGGTAAGACAACAGTTGCCCTTCATGCAGTTGCACAAGCGCAAAAAGAAGGTGGTATTGCTGCCTTTATCGATGCGGAACATGCCCTCGATCCAGCTTATGCTGCAGCCCTTGGTGTCAATATTGACGAATTGCTCTTGTCACAACCAGACTCAGGAGAGCAAGGTCTTGAGATTGCAGGAAAATTGATTGACTCAGGAGCTGTGGATCTTGTCGTGGTCGATTCAGTTGCTGCCCTTGTCCCTCGTGCGGAAATTGATGGCGATATCGGAGATAGCCACGTTGGTTTGCAGGCTCGTATGATGAGCCAGGCTATGCGTAAGCTCGGTGCTTCTATCAATAAAACCAAAACAATTGCCATCTTTATCAACCAATTGCGTGAAAAAGTTGGGGTCATGTTTGGAAATCCAGAAACAACTCCTGGTGGACGTGCTCTGAAATTTTACGCATCAGTCCGTTTGGATGTTCGTGGAAGCACACAAATCAAGGGAACTGGTGACCAAAAAGATACCAATGTCGGTAAAGAAACTAAAATCAAGGTTGTGAAAAACAAGGTGGCTCCACCATTTAAGGAAGCCTTCGTTGAAATCATGTACGGAGAAGGGATTTCTAAGACTGGTGAGCTTTTGAAGATCGCAAGCGATTTGGATATCATCAAAAAAGCAGGAGCTTGGTACTCTTACAAGGATGAGAAAATCGGGCAAGGTTCTGAAAATGCTAAGAAATACTTGGCAGATAACCCAGAAGTCTTTGATGAGATTGATCATCAAGTCCGTGTTCAATTTGGTTTGATTGATGGAGAAGAAGCTTCTGTAGAAGGTGTTGAAACTAAAAAAGATGACGTAGTTCAAGCAGATTCTGTGAATGAAGAAGTGACACTTGACCTAGGCGACGAGCTTGAAATCGAAATTGAAGAATAA
- the brpA gene encoding biofilm formation/cell division transcriptional regulator BrpA produces MVKKIIGMVLAFLAVTVLGVGVFAYTIYQQGTQTLSKTYKKIGEETNVIEATEPLTILLMGVDTGNVERTDPWEGNSDSMILLTVNPHTKKTMMLSLERDILTKIQHKDGQIEEAKLNAAYAGGGAELAISTIQRMMNIHIDRYIMVNMQGLQQLVDAVGGITVNNTLGFPISISDQEEFNTISIGVGEQTINGEEALVYSRMRYQDPEGDYGRQKRQREVIQKVVEKVLSLNSVSHYQSILKALSTNMQTNIDLSAKSIPSLLGYQDSFKTIETQQLRGEDAELQGTSYQIVTANHLLEIQNLLRTSLDKPKVTELETNAVLYEDIFGNRNNTGLGTGTINNTINQEDVE; encoded by the coding sequence ATGGTTAAAAAAATTATTGGAATGGTGCTAGCTTTTCTAGCTGTGACAGTTTTGGGTGTGGGTGTCTTTGCTTATACCATTTATCAGCAAGGTACACAAACCTTATCAAAAACCTATAAAAAGATTGGGGAAGAAACCAATGTTATTGAGGCGACTGAACCCTTAACGATCCTTTTAATGGGGGTTGATACTGGAAACGTTGAACGAACTGACCCTTGGGAGGGGAATAGTGATTCTATGATTCTCTTGACGGTTAATCCGCATACGAAAAAGACTATGATGTTGAGTTTAGAGAGAGATATTTTGACGAAAATTCAGCATAAAGATGGTCAAATCGAAGAAGCGAAACTGAACGCAGCTTATGCTGGAGGAGGTGCAGAATTAGCTATCTCAACGATTCAAAGGATGATGAATATCCATATTGACCGCTATATTATGGTCAATATGCAAGGTTTGCAACAATTGGTAGATGCAGTGGGCGGGATTACGGTTAATAATACACTAGGTTTCCCGATTTCTATCAGTGACCAAGAGGAATTTAACACCATTTCTATCGGTGTTGGAGAGCAGACAATAAATGGAGAAGAAGCGCTTGTTTATTCTCGCATGCGCTACCAGGATCCAGAAGGGGACTACGGACGTCAGAAGCGTCAGCGTGAAGTCATTCAAAAGGTTGTTGAAAAAGTTCTTAGCTTGAATAGTGTTAGTCACTATCAATCTATCCTAAAAGCCTTAAGTACCAATATGCAGACTAATATTGATCTATCTGCGAAAAGTATTCCAAGCTTGTTAGGTTACCAGGACTCGTTTAAAACGATTGAAACTCAACAATTACGAGGAGAAGATGCCGAATTGCAAGGGACATCTTATCAAATTGTAACTGCTAACCATTTGTTAGAAATCCAGAATCTTTTGAGAACCTCACTTGATAAACCGAAGGTGACAGAGTTAGAGACAAATGCTGTCTTATATGAAGATATTTTCGGAAATCGAAATAATACCGGTTTGGGAACAGGTACGATTAATAATACAATAAATCAAGAAGATGTAGAATAA
- a CDS encoding MATE family efflux transporter → MNKKRTVDLIHGPILPSLLSFAFPILLSNIFQQLYNTADVLIVGRFLGQDSLAAVGATTAIFDLIVGFTLGVGNGMGIVIARYYGARNFTKIKEAVAATWILGALLSIVVMLLGFVGLYPLLQYLDTPAEILHQSYQYISMIVTCVGVSFAYNLFAGLLRSIGDSLAALGFLIFSALVNVVLDLYFITQLQLGVQSAGLATIISQGLSAVLCFYYIRKSVPELLPQIKHFKWDKALYADLLEQGLAMGLMSSIVSIGSVILQSSVNTFGAVIISAQTAARRIMAFALLPMTAISASMTTFASQNLGAKRPDRIVQGLRIGSRLSISWAVFVCVFLFFASPALVSFLASSTDDCLVENGSLYLQISSAFYPILSLLLIYRNCLQGLGQKILPLVSSFIELIGKIAFVVLIIPWAGYKGVILCEPLIWVAMTIQLYFSLFRHPLIKEGKEILATKVLS, encoded by the coding sequence ATGAATAAAAAACGAACAGTGGACCTGATTCATGGTCCTATTCTTCCTTCGCTTTTGAGTTTTGCCTTTCCAATCTTGCTGTCCAATATTTTCCAACAGCTCTATAATACTGCTGATGTCTTGATTGTTGGACGTTTTCTTGGTCAAGATTCCTTGGCTGCGGTTGGGGCAACAACTGCTATTTTTGATTTGATTGTAGGTTTTACTCTTGGTGTTGGCAATGGCATGGGAATTGTCATTGCCCGTTATTATGGAGCTCGGAATTTCACTAAAATCAAGGAGGCAGTAGCAGCCACCTGGATTTTAGGTGCTCTTTTGAGTATTGTAGTTATGCTGCTGGGGTTTGTCGGTCTGTATCCACTCTTGCAATATTTAGATACTCCTGCAGAAATTCTTCACCAGTCCTATCAATATATTTCTATGATTGTGACCTGTGTCGGTGTCAGCTTTGCCTATAATCTCTTTGCAGGTTTGTTGCGGTCCATTGGGGACAGTCTAGCAGCCCTTGGTTTTCTGATTTTCTCTGCCTTGGTTAATGTGGTTCTGGATCTCTATTTTATTACGCAACTGCAACTGGGGGTTCAATCTGCGGGCCTTGCTACCATCATTTCGCAAGGCTTATCAGCGGTTCTCTGCTTTTATTATATTCGTAAGAGTGTGCCAGAACTTTTGCCTCAAATCAAGCATTTCAAATGGGACAAGGCCTTGTACGCGGATCTCTTGGAGCAAGGTTTGGCTATGGGTTTGATGAGTTCAATTGTGTCCATCGGCAGTGTGATTTTACAGTCTTCTGTTAATACCTTTGGTGCCGTAATTATTAGTGCCCAGACGGCAGCTCGACGCATTATGGCCTTTGCCCTTCTTCCTATGACCGCTATTTCTGCCTCGATGACGACCTTTGCTTCTCAGAATCTAGGAGCTAAGCGTCCAGACCGCATTGTTCAAGGACTTCGAATCGGCAGTCGTTTAAGTATATCCTGGGCAGTTTTTGTTTGTGTCTTCCTCTTTTTTGCCAGTCCAGCCTTGGTTTCCTTCTTGGCTAGTTCGACGGATGATTGCTTGGTAGAAAATGGTAGTCTGTACTTGCAAATCAGTTCAGCTTTTTATCCTATTTTGAGTCTCTTATTGATTTATCGCAATTGCTTGCAGGGCTTGGGGCAAAAAATTCTTCCTCTGGTATCTAGCTTTATCGAACTAATCGGGAAAATCGCTTTTGTGGTCTTGATTATCCCTTGGGCAGGCTATAAGGGAGTTATCCTTTGTGAACCCCTAATCTGGGTTGCCATGACCATTCAACTGTATTTCTCACTGTTTCGTCACCCCTTGATAAAAGAAGGCAAGGAAATTTTAGCAACTAAAGTGCTATCCTAG
- a CDS encoding GNAT family N-acetyltransferase → MEYELLIREAEVEDAAELVSFLNRVSVETDFTSLDRNGILMTDTEMELFLDKQAHSENQITLLALLNDEIAGLVNITADQRKRVRHIGDLFIVIGQKYWNNGLGSLLLEEVVEWAQASGILRRLQLTVQTRNQGAVHLYQQHGFVIEGRQERGAYIEEGKFIDVYLMGRLID, encoded by the coding sequence ATGGAGTATGAGTTGCTCATTAGGGAAGCAGAAGTTGAAGATGCGGCTGAATTAGTATCATTTTTAAATCGTGTCAGTGTAGAAACAGATTTTACCAGTCTGGACAGGAATGGCATTTTGATGACAGATACTGAGATGGAGTTGTTTTTGGATAAACAGGCTCACTCTGAAAATCAAATCACTTTACTGGCCTTGCTGAATGATGAAATTGCTGGTCTTGTGAATATCACAGCTGATCAACGCAAGAGAGTTCGTCATATTGGAGATCTCTTTATTGTGATTGGTCAGAAGTATTGGAATAATGGACTGGGGAGTTTGTTACTTGAAGAAGTCGTAGAATGGGCACAGGCTAGTGGCATTCTTCGTCGACTTCAACTAACTGTCCAAACTCGCAATCAGGGTGCAGTTCATTTATATCAACAGCATGGCTTTGTAATTGAAGGTAGACAAGAGCGCGGTGCGTACATAGAAGAAGGGAAATTTATAGATGTTTACCTGATGGGTAGACTGATAGATTGA
- the tsaE gene encoding tRNA (adenosine(37)-N6)-threonylcarbamoyltransferase complex ATPase subunit type 1 TsaE, which produces MYTKNEEELQSLGERLGYLLEKNDVLILTGELGAGKTTFTKGLAKGLHISQMIKSPTYTIVREYEGRLPLYHLDVYRIEGDADSIDLDEFLFGGGVTVIEWGHLLGDALPDTYLELEILKEEEGRRLNFQAKGLRAEKLLEELQHGV; this is translated from the coding sequence ATGTACACTAAAAACGAAGAAGAGTTACAGTCCTTAGGTGAACGTTTGGGCTATTTATTAGAAAAGAATGACGTCTTAATTCTAACTGGTGAACTTGGAGCAGGCAAAACGACCTTTACAAAAGGTCTTGCTAAAGGATTACATATTTCTCAGATGATTAAGAGTCCAACCTACACTATCGTAAGAGAGTATGAAGGTCGTCTTCCACTTTACCACCTAGATGTTTATCGTATAGAGGGGGATGCTGATTCTATTGATTTAGATGAGTTTCTCTTTGGTGGTGGGGTAACTGTCATCGAGTGGGGGCATCTTTTAGGTGATGCCTTGCCAGATACTTATTTAGAATTGGAAATTCTAAAAGAAGAAGAGGGTCGCAGACTGAATTTTCAAGCAAAAGGTTTGCGTGCAGAAAAGCTTTTAGAGGAGCTTCAACATGGAGTATGA
- a CDS encoding YebC/PmpR family DNA-binding transcriptional regulator: MGRKWANIVAKKTAKDGANSKVYAKFGVEIYVAAKKGDPDPESNSALKFVIDRAKQAQVPKHVIDKALDKAKGNTDETFTEGRYEGFGPNGSMLIVDTLTSNVNRTAANVRAAFGKNGGNMGASGSVSYLFDNKGVIVFAGEDADAVFEQLLEADVDVDDVEAEEGTITVYTAPTDLHKAIVALRESGIEEFQVTELEMIPQSEVELSGDDLETFEKLYSVLEDDEDVQKIYTNVDGF; the protein is encoded by the coding sequence ATGGGACGTAAATGGGCCAATATCGTAGCCAAGAAAACGGCTAAAGATGGAGCTAACTCTAAAGTATATGCAAAATTTGGTGTAGAAATCTATGTAGCAGCTAAAAAAGGTGATCCAGATCCAGAATCAAACTCAGCCTTGAAATTCGTTATCGACCGTGCTAAACAAGCCCAAGTGCCAAAACACGTTATCGATAAAGCTTTGGACAAGGCTAAAGGAAACACAGACGAAACCTTTACAGAAGGACGTTACGAAGGTTTTGGACCAAATGGTTCTATGCTGATTGTTGATACTTTGACTTCAAATGTCAACCGTACAGCGGCTAATGTCCGTGCAGCCTTTGGTAAAAATGGCGGAAACATGGGCGCTTCAGGTTCAGTTTCATACCTCTTTGACAACAAGGGAGTTATCGTATTTGCAGGTGAAGATGCGGACGCGGTCTTTGAGCAATTGCTAGAAGCAGATGTGGATGTGGATGATGTAGAAGCAGAAGAAGGGACAATCACAGTTTACACAGCTCCAACTGACCTTCATAAGGCTATCGTTGCCCTTCGTGAGTCAGGTATCGAAGAATTCCAAGTGACTGAATTGGAAATGATTCCTCAGTCAGAAGTGGAATTGTCAGGCGATGATCTTGAAACCTTTGAAAAACTTTACAGCGTTCTTGAAGACGACGAAGACGTACAAAAGATCTACACAAACGTAGATGGATTCTAA